From Quercus lobata isolate SW786 chromosome 1, ValleyOak3.0 Primary Assembly, whole genome shotgun sequence, one genomic window encodes:
- the LOC115986111 gene encoding L-type lectin-domain containing receptor kinase IV.1-like: MAAGLTSVHFLITLYFILKVPLMFAQDDQFIYNGFHQANLHLDGTARINPNGLLQLTNNSQQEVGRAFYRLPLKFNTSSSGLTQALSFSTNFVFAIVPEIPSKGGHGIAFTIRPSWKFTNVVASNYLGLLNPSNNGLSTNHLLAIELDTVEGLDLQDKDNNHVGIDVNSLKSNESATATYFSDQEGKNISVELVSGNPMHLWIDYNETEKLLNVTLAPAGITKPNRPLLSTRIDLSQYLLESMYVGFSAATGAVASDHYILGWSFNKSGQAQSLDVTKLPQPPRQRKSKDRQGQIIMILIIVVVVMLILVTGTAYNSRRKKFEELREDWEKEYGPQRFTYKNLYKATKGFSNKELLGAGGFGKVYRGTLPSSNTQIAVKKVSHDSKQGMKEFVAEIISMGRLRHRNLVQLLGYCRRRGELLLVYDYMPNGSLDKFLYGNEKPNLNWIQRFRILKGVASSLLYLHEEWEQVVLHRDVKASNVLLDAELNGRLGDFGLARLYDHGTNPQTTHVVGTVGYLAPELTRTGRATTCTDVFSFGAFMLEMACGRRPIELQGLPEEVVLVDYVFLCWGKGAILDASDPRLEGNYVVEEMELVLKLGLFCSHVVPEARPSMRQVVQFLDGNAKLPELPNDNACFGTSTSNEVSDFFLSFPPSFSIASAPSCSSIDSILRSGR; encoded by the coding sequence ATGGCGGCTGGGCTTACATCAGTTCATTTTCTGATAACTCTCTACTTCATCCTTAAGGTTCCATTGATGTTTGCTCAAGATGACCAGTTCATCTACAATGGCTTCCATCAAGCAAATCTGCATCTAGATGGAACCGCTCGAATCAACCCCAATGGTCTATTGCAACTCACCAACAATTCACAACAAGAAGTTGGTCGTGCTTTCTACCGACTTCCTCTAAAATTCAACACTTCTTCTTCGGGTTTAACTCAGGCTCTTTCATTTTCCACAAACTTTGTATTTGCAATAGTTCCTGAAATACCATCCAAAGGTGGCCATGGAATTGCCTTCACCATCAGGCCCTCGTGGAAATTCACCAATGTCGTAGCCAGCAATTATCTAGGACTCTTGAATCCCTCAAATAACGGCCTTTCAACAAACCACCTATTAGCCATTGAGCTTGATACTGTAGAGGGTCTGGATCTTCAAGATAAAGACAACAACCATGTGGGAATCGATGTGAACAGCCTGAAATCAAACGAATCGGCTACTGCAACCTACTTTTCTGATCAAGAAGGGAAGAATATAAGCGTGGAGCTAGTAAGTGGCAACCCAATGCATCTTTGGATAGACTACAATGAAACAGAAAAGTTACTAAATGTAACACTAGCCCCAGCCGGCATCACAAAACCAAACCGGCCTCTCTTGTCAACACGCATAGATCTGTCCCAATATCTTTTGGAATCTATGTATGTTGGTTTCTCTGCAGCCACTGGTGCAGTTGCAAGTGACCACTATATTCTTGGATGGAGCTTTAATAAAAGTGGACAAGCACAAAGCCTTGACGTTACGAAGCTTCCTCAACCTCCCCGACAAAGGAAAAGTAAAGATAGGCAAGGACAGATTATCATGATTTTGATCATAGTAGTAGTGGTCATGCTGATATTGGTCACTGGAACTGCTTACAATTCAAGGAGGAAGAAATTTGAAGAACTACGTGAAGACTGGGAAAAGGAGTACGGTCCTCAGAGGTTCACCTATAAGAATCTCTACAAGGCAACCAAAGGTTTCTCAAACAAAGAGCTTCTTGGAGCAGGAGGTTTTGGAAAGGTTTATAGAGGAACACTGCCTTCTTCCAATACACAAATTGCAGTCAAGAAAGTCTCCCATGATTCCAAACAAGGGATGAAAGAATTTGTGGCTGAGATTATTAGCATGGGAAGGCTGAGGCACAGAAACTTGGTCCAGCTCCTGGGATATTGCCGGCGAAGAGGAGAACTCCTCTTGGTTTATGATTATATGCCCAATGGAAGCCTTGACAAGTTCTTATATGGCAATGAAAAGCCAAACCTTAACTGGATTCAACGGTTTCGAATCCTGAAGGGAGTAGCTTCTAGCCTTCTCTACCTCCATGAAGAGTGGGAACAGGTTGTTCTACACAGAGACGTAAAAGCAAGTAATGTTCTATTAGATGCTGAATTAAATGGAAGGCTAGGAGATTTTGGCCTTGCCAGATTATACGACCACGGTACCAATCCTCAAACCACTCATGTGGTTGGGACAGTGGGTTATTTGGCTCCAGAGCTTACTAGAACAGGAAGGGCAACCACTTGCACTGATGTGTTTTCTTTTGGGGCTTTCATGCTTGAGATGGCTTGTGGAAGGAGGCCTATAGAGCTACAAGGACTGCCTGAAGAGGTTGTTTTGGTTGATTACGTCTTTCTGTGCTGGGGAAAAGGAGCCATCCTTGATGCTAGTGATCCTAGATTGGAAGGTAATTATGTGGTGGAGGAAATGGAATTGGTTTTGAAACTAGGCCTGTTTTGCTCACACGTAGTGCCAGAAGCGAGGCCTAGCATGAGGCAAGTGGTGCAGTTTTTGGATGGCAATGCTAAGCTGCCAGAACTACCAAATGACAATGCTTGTTTTGGTACATCTACAAGTAATGAAGTGTCTGATTTCTTCTTGTCATTTCCCCCATCTTTTAGCATAGCTTCTGCTCCTTCCTGTTCTAGCATTGATTCAATTCTCAGAAGTGGTCGTTGA
- the LOC115952197 gene encoding L-type lectin-domain containing receptor kinase IV.1-like — protein MKEFVVEIISMGRLRHRNLVQLLVYCWRKGELLVYDYMPNGSLDKFLYGNERTNLNWLQQFRIIKRVASGLLYLHEEYEQVVVHRNVKSNNVLLDAELNGKHGDFGLARLCDHGAILQTTRVVGTVGYLAPKLTKTGRATTYTDVFAFGAFMLEVACGRKPTEIRGLPEEVILVDWVFRCWRKRAILDASDPKLEGNYVVKEMELVLKLGLLCSHSTPAVRPSMRQVMQLLDGDAELQELPHESTSFGNFTNVEASEISLAIQPSFDKDLTATSSTDSVLYSGR, from the coding sequence atgaaggaatttgtggttGAGATCATTAGCATGGGCAGGCTGAGGCATAGGAACTTGGTGCAACTCCTGGTATATTGCTGGCGAAAGGGTGAACTCCTGGTCTATGATTATATGCCCAATGGAAGCCTTGACAAGTTCTTATATGGAAATGAAAGGACAAACCTTAACTGGCTTCAACAATTTCGAATCATCAAAAGAGTAGCGTCTGGCCTTCTCTACCTCCACGAAGAGTACGAACAGGTTGTTGTACATAGAAATGTAAAATCCAACAATGTTCTATTGGATGCTGAATTAAATGGGAAGCATGGAGATTTTGGCCTTGCCAGATTATGTGACCACGGTGCCATTCTTCAAACCACCCGTGTGGTTGGAACAGTGGGTTACTTGGCTCCAAAGCTTACTAAAACAGGAAGGGCAACCACTTACACTGATGTGTTTGCTTTTGGGGCATTCATGCTGGAGGTAGCTTGTGGAAGAAAGCCTACAGAGATTCGAGGACTGCCAGAAGAGGTCATTTTGGTTGATTGGGTCTTCAGGTGCTGGAGAAAAAGAGCCATCCTTGATGCTAGTGATCCAAAATTGGAAGGTAATTATGTAGTTAAGGAAATGGAATTGGTTTTGAAACTTGGCTTGCTTTGCTCACACTCAACACCAGCAGTTCGGCCTAGCATGAGGCAAGTGATGCAGCTTTTGGATGGCGATGCTGAACTGCAGGAATTACCACATGAGAGTACTAGTTTTGGTAACTTTACAAATGTTGAAGCATCAGAGATCTCATTGGCAATTCAGCCATCATTCGACAAGGATTTGACGGCCACCTCTAGCACTGATTCTGTGCTATATAGTGGTAGATGA